From the bacterium genome, the window ATACGCGTGCACGCTCATGACGGAAGGCTCGGTGCACAACACGTTCGTCTACGGCCGGAAGGTCGCGGGCCTCCCGGCGTGGCTCCACCCCAACGAGTTCATGGACGGCGCGATCGTCTCGGGAAATCATCATATCGCCGCGGACCGAAACCCGACCTACTTCCAGCAGAACAACCCCGTGATCGAGGCGCTCTACGCGGGGCACGGTGACACGTTGGAGTTCGGCGGGGTCATCGTCGAAGAGACCCAGCAGATTTCGTTCGCCGACAAGGAGCGGGCGGCGAGCCAGACGGCCAAGCTGGCGCGGTGGCTGGGGGCCGACGGCGTGGTCGTGACCCACGATACCGCGGGCCACGCCGCGGTGAATCTGATGCTGACCTGCCAGCGGTGCGAGCAGCTCGGCATCCGGACGGTGCTGGTGGTCAACGAGCTGAACGGGCCGGACGGCACGGACTTCGGCCTGGTCTTCGCGGTGCCGGAGGCCGACGCGATCGTCAGCACCGGCAACAAGGACCAGATCATCCGTCTCGCTCCGGTCTCCACCGTGGTCGGCGGGGACGCGATCTGGGACTGGCGGGGCTACGACGATCCGGTCGAGGGGAACGTTCGCGACGGATTTTCGACCTCGCTGCGCCGGCTGTACTGCTCGACGACCCAGATCGGGGCCGAGGCCCTGAC encodes:
- a CDS encoding glycine/sarcosine/betaine reductase component B subunit, which gives rise to MRLEVASFPVGRAVFGPKTALAGDTLSIDRGELTERILAKTAALRAVRIDLVCPGEAARIIHALDVVEPRCKVEGPGRVFPGFLGEPLTVGQGRTHRLAGAAVVATTPVIWEDNGISVKEAVIDMVPPGAAYTPFSRTANVVLSFDLDQGAGFSQWDHDIRLAALTAAEYLAQCTAALRPAPEALRVYDLPPGARRGDGGAGPRLPRVLYACTLMTEGSVHNTFVYGRKVAGLPAWLHPNEFMDGAIVSGNHHIAADRNPTYFQQNNPVIEALYAGHGDTLEFGGVIVEETQQISFADKERAASQTAKLARWLGADGVVVTHDTAGHAAVNLMLTCQRCEQLGIRTVLVVNELNGPDGTDFGLVFAVPEADAIVSTGNKDQIIRLAPVSTVVGGDAIWDWRGYDDPVEGNVRDGFSTSLRRLYCSTTQIGAEALTSAAF